From Halichondria panicea chromosome 12, odHalPani1.1, whole genome shotgun sequence, a single genomic window includes:
- the LOC135345649 gene encoding luciferin-binding protein-like, protein MAYTEQQKAYHFRKMRTRAARLDINKDGFISREDYEIMSKRLSEYSNLTEEQAKKIRDSLLAVADSIKLTGDAKYPVKEFAANVSLTFLGSTREKNRTDLHNVHNALFDVIDTNGDGHISVEEFKVYLKVVAPEVTEDQAKHAFEVIDANKNGEISREEFLAGAEDFFLGVEETELAAAFMGKLVD, encoded by the coding sequence ATGGCTTACACAGAGCAACAGAAAGCCTACCATTTTAGGAAGATGAGGACCAGAGCTGCAAGACTGGATATCAACAAAGATGGATTCATTTCACGTGAAGACTACGAAATCATGAGCAAGAGATTGTCTGAATACAGCAACTTAACTGAAGAGCAAGCTAAGAAAATCCGTGATTCTTTACTAGCTGTAGCTGACAGCATTAAGCTTACTGGTGATGCAAAGTATCCAGTTAAAGAATTTGCTGCCAACGTTAGCCTAACTTTTCTTGGGAGTACACGAGAAAAGAATCGAACTGATTTGCATAATGTCCACAACGCTTTGTTTGATGTCATCGACACTAATGGTGATGGTCACATTTCAGTGGAGGAGTTCAAGGTCTACTTGAAGGTGGTGGCCCCGGAGGTGACAGAGGATCAAGCCAAGCATGCTTTTGAGGTCATCGATGCTAATAAGAATGGGGAAATCAGTCGAGAGGAATTCTTGGCAGGTGCTGAAGATTTCTTCCTTGGTGTTGAAGAGACAGAGCTTGCTGCAGCATTTATGGGAAAGCTGGTGGACTAA
- the LOC135345609 gene encoding transcription initiation factor TFIID subunit 3-like — translation MSEEFTQGLLRHVVGKICQPLGWHAMNSNAADVLADVTRQYILTIGRTTSAYSCHDNRTEPNLVDLSQAFTDIGVSLPELTDYMGQVRSTPLDQKVPLYPIQQSSSHIHDGEHSVVHRKKACRHGSVSSNQSSEESGDESIPPHLPPLPLLQDNTTHKEEDVDDTESGVDAASEDHSDTEPMDTAHILHPFHTSHDTSRGLPQPQSRPRIFSSDVSEDSGSRRSSISDGNLLREGAFIRTSDTKSGGGVSNVFESAFKQELVKSESSKVELPQKPTVTKGPKLRKLSLNVENIMPSQQFSPLVSKIDSVPTMESPPPIVPTHVTSPPQAQLYQVPQSPQRLPLKDFHVSTEKISISLVRSSLSPPAHDTVERSEVTAEMSPKVIAERSPEVVRNPTPIESPPQTSEEIISPQPSPEEVQDEMEVLEEAEIINRSKEEVVGLEEVLSRLSETESSEGEEIEKKEIEEQPIVEYRDSSIVSTPSPPSSPVSRPLTPSPLPSPVSRPLTPSPLPSPVSRPLTPSPLPSPVSRPLTPSPPTSPVSRPLTPSSHHSPPIHAHSYPPPQDVELSEDNLSISDEGSNSDLDTKPPTEQADSEVEVQQEMLDYSSDTHTKGDTDFEEQVLKSPVVSSKIKANEEIIEQITKIEPVSLPAAFDGQMSIEIGGSKDDSSEMIHTRSAQVSDDYLETTKVLELELSTDDDESGDEVPVFRGEESQGEEDASACLLTTSTERVKGETKGRRRTVSKEDVLGISKPKKVSRKRSKKSRAKPQKPAEPPAVSSLMVSIKKTLLPPPVKPLPLTPPTPPPHTTSVPLQITINRRLLRHTKFRLAPTTPEEKPKKSFEMLKIRLAKFGSLSTSTPKSATQTDFDTTPVSAQTTPLGSRKRELEISPSDETYAKRSRLEPQVVTTPLSSSSSSSSSDNEDSSSNPPTPTHTTPSRPTPSHTTPSRPTPSHHLPSHTTPSHPTPSHLLPSHTTPSLVPTRALSSDDDSSSSSSSSSDSVSGVSGVSGVGGGGGLKLTISKAVLQQAGGSLPRGGPSPWPSGGKPAVHKSRKLQATLAAKKRKQGSKKQSREAPPLLFSVPAVPRPPPTLPRPPPVITPSLGSDTICPVCNLKDDGSPMIGCDGCDDWCHWRCVGVVVAPPENEKWYCPGCREKAIKKKKKKLKKTKR, via the exons ATGAGCGAAGAGTTCACTCAAGGTCTGCTACGACATGTGGTGGGGAAGATCTGTCAACCTCTAGGCTGGCACGCCATGAACAGCAATGCTGCTGATGTTCTGGCTGATGTCACTCGACAGTATATACTAACCATTGGCAGGACCACTTCTGCTTACAGTTGCCATG ACAATCGGACTGAACCTAACCTTGTGGATCTGTCTCAAGCATTTACAGACATTGGAGTGAGTCTACCAGAGCTGACTGACTACATGGGCCAGGTTAGGTCCACCCCCCTCGACCAGAAGGTCCCCCTCTATCCCATACAACAAAGCTCCAGCCACATACATGATGGAGAACACTCAG TTGTACATCGTAAGAAGGCGTGTCGCCATGGATCAGTGTCGTCCAATCAGAGCTCAGAGGAGAGTGGTGATGAGAGCATCCCCCCACACTTACCACCATTACCACTACTTCAGGACAACACTACACACAAAG aagaAGACGTTGATGACACGGAGAGTGGAGTTGACGCTGCTAGTGAGGATCACAGTGACACAGAACCAATGGACACCGCCCACATACTCCACCCATTCCACACATCTCACGACACGTCAAGAGGTCTACCACAACCACAATCACGCCCACGCATTTTCTCGTCAGACGTTAGTGAGGACAGTGGAAGCCGCAGAAGTAGCATCTCCGATGGCAACCTCCTCCGAGAGGGGGCGTTCATTAGAACCTCCGACACAAAGTCCGGGGGTGGGGTTTCTAATGTGTTTGAATCTGCGTTTAAGCAAGAGCTTGTCAAATCTGAGAGTTCAAAGGTCGAATTACCACAAAAACCGACAGTTACAAAAGGACCCAAGTTACGAAAATTGAGTTTGAATGTGGAAAACATTATGCCGAGTCAGCAATTTTCCCCTCTTGTATCTAAAATTGATTCTGTTCCAACAATGGAATCTCCTCCTCCTATTGTCCCCACTCATGTCACGTCTCCACCACAGGCACAGCTGTACCAAGTACCACAGAGTCCGCAAAGACTACCATTGAAAGATTTTCATGTCAGTACTGAAAAAATATCCATCAGTCTCGTACGTAGCTCCTTAAGCCCTCCAGCACATGATACTGTggaaaggtcagaggtcactgcGGAGATGTCACCGAAGGTCATTGCAGAGAGGTCACCAGAGGTCGTTCGAAACCCCACCCCTATAGAATCACCGCCACAAACTTCTGAAGAGATCATATCGCCACAACCCTCACCGGAGGAAGTACAAGATGAGATGGAAGTTTTGGAGGAAGCGGAGATAATTAACAGAAGCAAAGAGGAAGTGGTCGGATTGGAGGAAGTGCTCTCAAGATTATCAGAGACAGAGAGTTCAGAGGGCGAAGAGATCgaaaagaaagaaatagaagAACAGCCAATAGTTGAATATAGAGACTCTAGTATTGTCAGTACGCCCTCCCCACCATCTTCACCAGtgtcccgcccactcacacccTCTCCACTACCTTCACCAGtgtcccgcccactcacacccTCTCCACTACCCTCACCAGtgtcccgcccactcacacccTCTCCACTACCCTCACCAGtgtcccgcccactcacacccTCCCCACCAACCTCACCAGtgtcccgcccactcacacccTCCTCACACCACTCGCCCCCCATACACGCCCACTCATACCCTCCACCACAAGACGTCGAACTTTCCGAAGACAATCTCTCAATATCTGACGAGGGTTCGAACTCTGACCTCGATACGAAGCCCCCTACTGAACAAGCCGACTCGGAGGTCGAAGTACAACAAGAAATGTTAGACTATTCTTcagatacacacactaaaGGGGATACAGATTTCGAAGAGCAAGTATTAAAATCTCCCGTAGTATCGTCGAAAATTAAAGCCAACGAAGAAATTATTGAACAAATTACTAAAATAGAACCTGTCTCTCTCCCTGCTGCTTTTGACGGACAAATGTCCATTGAAATTGGAGGCTCTAAAGACGACAGCAGTGAAATGATACATACGCGGTCTGCTCAAGTTTCCGATGATTATTTGGAGACCACCAAGGTTCTTGAGCTAGAGCTATCAACAGACGATGATGAAAGTGGCGATGAGGTTCCCGTATTTAGAGGGGAGGAGTCGCAAGGTGAAGAGGACGCCTCAGCGTGTCTACTTACAACTAGTACCGAAAGGGTTAAAGGTGAAACTAAAGGAAGGCGACGAACTGTATCTAAAGAAGATGTACTTGGTATCAGCAAACCAAAGAAAGTTAGTAGAAAACGGAGTAAGAAAAGTCGCGCAAAACCTCAAAAACCAGCTGAACCACCTGCTGTGTCATCACTGATGGTTAGTATTAAAAAGACTTTGTTGCCACCGCCAgttaagcccctccccctgaccccacccactccaccccctcacactaCGAGTGTGCCCCTACAAATTACAATCAACAGACGTCTACTGCGGCACACTAAGTTCAGGCTTGCCCCAACCACTCCTGAGGAAAAACCGAAAAAATCTTTCGAAATGTTGAAAATTCGACTGGCTAAATTTGGAAGTCTCTCTACTTCGACCCCAAAGTCAGCAACACAAACTGATTTTGATACCACACCCGTTTCTGCacagaccacaccccttgGGTCTCGTAAGAGGGAGCTGGAAATTTCGCCAAGTGATGAAACATACGCGAAAAGATCTCGCCTTGAACCACAG GTTGTGACCACACCTCTTAGTTCATCGAGCTCCTCCTCCAGTTCTGACAATGAAGACAGTAGCAGCAACCCTccaacgcccacacacactacaccctcacgccccacaccctcacacaccaccccctcgcgccccacaccctcacatcacctcccctcacacaccacaccctcgcaccccacaccctcacacctcctcccctcccacaccaccccctcacttgTCCCCACACGTGCACTCTCCAGTGATGACGACTCTTCGTCCAGTAGCAGCAGCTCGAGTGacagtgtgagtggtgtgagtggtgtgagtggagtgggcggAGGTGGTGGTCTAAAGCTGACGATAAGTAAGGCTGTGCTACAACAAGCTGGGGGGTCTCTACCCAGGGGGGGGCCGTCGCCATGGCCCTCTGGTGGAAAACCAG CCGTACACAAGTCTAGGAAGCTGCAAGCTACACTGGCTGCCAAGAAGAGGAAGCAAGGCTCTAAGAAACAGTCAAGAGAAGCACCACCATT GTTATTTAGTGTCCCCGCTGTACCCCGCCCACCTCCCACCCTCCCCCGCCCACCTCCCGTCATCACACCCTCACTCGGCTCGGATACCATTTGTCCAGTGTGTAACCTCAAAGACGACGGCTCTCCCATGATTGGTTGTGATGGTTGTGATGACTGGTGTCACTGGCGATGCGTGGGCGTGGTCGTAGCACCTCCCGAGAATGAGAAATGGTACTGCCCTGGTTGCCGAGAGAAGGCaataaagaagaaaaagaagaagctaAAAAAGACAAAACGATAA
- the LOC135345644 gene encoding protein lin-37 homolog isoform X1 yields the protein MSDVKAQGRTQLKGLLDNLVQKSIEESRDDSIDADVEEAARDLLDLTDDTGRGRKRKHSPAYSGKVGVKQRKKRKRKDLRKGSPDGYDLSNGVRYIPHVMTLFDRKVDLAKFSPETPLYVMCREWMSNNPDCTHATPPSQCHLTPHTLPPPTPLPMDKEGREVRIDIPKPHPPISKSREEMDNLIREGTSELAGDLGEYRRDHLRRWREVRSRWKVASAQNQLRYGTSLEILRGMFQKS from the exons GGAGGACTCAGTTGAAAGGTCTGTTGGACAATTTAGTTCAGAAAAGCATCGAAGAAAGCAG ggaTGACAGTATTGACGCAGATGTAGAGGAGGCTGCTAGAGATCTGCTGGACCTCACCGATGATACTGGCAGGGGTAGAAAGAGAAAGCACA GCCCTGCATACTCAGGTAAAGTAGGTGTGAAGCAGAGGAAGAAAAGAAAGAGAAAAGATCTGAGGAAAGGCAGTCCAg acGGCTATGACTTGTCCAATGGAGTTCGGTACATTCCACATGTGATGACATTATTCGATCGCAAAGTTGACCTAGCCAAGTTCTCGCCTGAGACCCCACTCTACGTCATGTGTCGAGAATGGATGTCCAATAATCCAGACTGCACACACgccacaccaccctcacagtgccacctcacaccacacacactcccaccgCCCACTCCACTACCGATGGATAAGGAAGGTCGTGAAGTACGGATTGATATTccaaaaccacacccaccaatctCAAAAAGCCGAGAGGAAATGGACAATTTAATAAGAGAG GGCACGTCAGAGTTAGCAGGTGATCTGGGTGAGTACAGGAGGGATCACCTGAGACGTTGGAGGGAGGTGCGGTCTCGTTGGAAGGTGGCATCTGCACAGAACCAACtcag gtATGGAACTAGCCTCGAAATTCTCAGAGGAATGTTTCAAAAGTCGTAA
- the LOC135345644 gene encoding protein lin-37 homolog isoform X2: protein MSDVKAQGRTQLKGLLDNLVQKSIEESRDDSIDADVEEAARDLLDLTDDTGRGRKRKHSKVGVKQRKKRKRKDLRKGSPDGYDLSNGVRYIPHVMTLFDRKVDLAKFSPETPLYVMCREWMSNNPDCTHATPPSQCHLTPHTLPPPTPLPMDKEGREVRIDIPKPHPPISKSREEMDNLIREGTSELAGDLGEYRRDHLRRWREVRSRWKVASAQNQLRYGTSLEILRGMFQKS from the exons GGAGGACTCAGTTGAAAGGTCTGTTGGACAATTTAGTTCAGAAAAGCATCGAAGAAAGCAG ggaTGACAGTATTGACGCAGATGTAGAGGAGGCTGCTAGAGATCTGCTGGACCTCACCGATGATACTGGCAGGGGTAGAAAGAGAAAGCACA GTAAAGTAGGTGTGAAGCAGAGGAAGAAAAGAAAGAGAAAAGATCTGAGGAAAGGCAGTCCAg acGGCTATGACTTGTCCAATGGAGTTCGGTACATTCCACATGTGATGACATTATTCGATCGCAAAGTTGACCTAGCCAAGTTCTCGCCTGAGACCCCACTCTACGTCATGTGTCGAGAATGGATGTCCAATAATCCAGACTGCACACACgccacaccaccctcacagtgccacctcacaccacacacactcccaccgCCCACTCCACTACCGATGGATAAGGAAGGTCGTGAAGTACGGATTGATATTccaaaaccacacccaccaatctCAAAAAGCCGAGAGGAAATGGACAATTTAATAAGAGAG GGCACGTCAGAGTTAGCAGGTGATCTGGGTGAGTACAGGAGGGATCACCTGAGACGTTGGAGGGAGGTGCGGTCTCGTTGGAAGGTGGCATCTGCACAGAACCAACtcag gtATGGAACTAGCCTCGAAATTCTCAGAGGAATGTTTCAAAAGTCGTAA